The Camelina sativa cultivar DH55 chromosome 16, Cs, whole genome shotgun sequence sequence CACTCGTTCTATGGATGTATGTGCGCAAATGGGGGTTGAAAAACCAATGGAAGTCCAATGCTTGGCAGACAATGACGCATTTGATTTTTTCCAGACAAAGGTTGGTGAAACAACACTTGGAAGCGATCCGGGAATCCCCGAACTTGCAAGAGAAGTTGCTAAAAAATGTTGTGGCTTACCATTGGCTCTCAAAATCATAGGCCAGACCATGTCATCCAAGACGAAGGTACAAGAATGGCGTCATGCGATACATGTTTTGAATTCATACGCTGCAGAGTTTTTTGGCATGGAAGATGAGATCCTTCCGCTTTTGAAGTATAGCTACGATAGTCTTAAGGGGGAGCAGGTAAAGTCGTGTTTGCTATATTGTGCTTTAtatccagaagatgctgaaatTGTGAAAGATGACTTGATAGAGCAATTGATATGCGAGAATATCATAGATGGAAGTGAAGGTATAGAAAAGGCTGAGGACAAGGGTTATGATATTATTGGTAGTCTTGCCCGCGCATCATTGTTGATGGAGGGGAAGGATCAGTTTGGAAGAGGTGTTGTGCGTATGCATGACGTTGTTCGTGAAATGGCCTTATGGATTGCTTCTGAATTGGGAACACAAAAAGAGGCCTTCATTGTGCGTGCAGGTGTTGGGTTACGTGAAATTCCAAAGGTGAAGAATTGGAACATTGTGCGAAGGATGTCGTTAATGGAGAATACGATTCTTCATCTCGTTGGGAGTCCTGAATGTATGGAACTCACAACTTTCCTCATGGGAGTGTCACAATGTGGAAGTATCGTTGGTCAATTGGAAGATATCTCGAGTCAATTCTTCAATTACATGCCAAAGTTAGTTGTTTTGGATTTATCGGGtaatttctttctctctgaatTGCCGGAAGGAATATCAAATCTAGTTTCCTTGCAATATCTCAACTTGAGTGAAACTGGCATACGTTGTTTGCCAAAGAAGAAGGTACTACAAGAGTTGAAAAAACTAATTCACTTGGATTTGGAGGATACATCAAAGCTTGAAAGTATTGCTGGTATATCAAGTCTGTATAATCTGAAAGTTTTGAAATTAAGTGAATCTGGTTTGCCATGGGATCTCCACACAGTGAAGGAGTTGGAAACTTTGGGACATTTAGAGATTTTAACTACAAGTTTCAATGTTTCTCCAACTCTGGAGCAATTTTTGAGCTCTCTTAGGCTGATGAGTCATACACGATTTTTACTGATCTCTGACGATTTTGAAACATCACCAAATATACATCTTGAATCAACTGGAATATCACTTTTAGGATCTATGGACAAGCTTCGGGATTTCAAAATTCAGTGCTGTCGTATCCCTGAGATAAAGATCGGAAGGATATGTAGCTTCTTGAGCCTGGTCAACGTTTTTATAATGGGTTGTGGAAGCTTGAGGGAATTGACGTTTCTGATCTTCGCTCCAAATCTTAGAACTCTTGAGTTTATTGATTCATACGACATTGaagatataataaacaaagagaaagcttGTGAAGTTGAAGAATCAGGGAATGTTCCTTTCCAAAAGCTGAATGTTCTTCATTTCGAAAATCTACCAAAGCTGAAGAGTATATATTGGAGTCCTCTACCCTTTCCATGTCTAGAGAAAATCGTTGTACGGGGATGTCCAAATCTGAAAAAGCTTCCACTCGATTCCAAAAGTGGCAAGCAGGGTGAAAATGGATGCATCATAAGTTACGAATCTCCAGGATGGATTAAAGATGTGGAATGGGAAGACGAAGCTACAAAACTCCGCTTCTTATCTTCATGCATGGTAAcatttctcctcttctcttatttgattttcaagGATTCTAACTGCTTCCATCTTTAATGCCTCTTgtctctttttgtgtgtgttaattTTGATAATAGGAGTACTGACAGAGGCTTACTAAGGGAGCAAGTTCAAAGTTGATAAAGTCATCTTTTGGGTTTAATTTGTTCCAAAGGGAAactttttatctctctctctctctgctttccATATCTATTTATCTCTATCATCTTTCAAACTCTGTATTGCTTTCTATGAGttgtttttataattcttttcttttgtatgcCTTTCACATGAACCATACTTTAAAGGCTATCGAAAATGgttgcaactttatatattgAGATGTGAATTTcttgtgatgatgataagaTAGATAATGGGAGCTGATAGAGTTAAGTGAAAAATCTAGTCCAGTCAGTGTTATTGACTAAATAGAAGTGTTGTGGATCATTGTGAGAGTATCCTGCGCGATCACTGTGGGTGTTTAGAGCTTGTGTGCTCTGCTCTTAGGGAGATAAGATtggagaactgtaactccaaGCTCATCAATTAGGTTTGATTTGCGTCCATGGCTTGATTGGATGGAGAATCGTTTTGTGTTGGGAGATTACACTAATTTTGAGAAGTTGCATCTTGCACATGACGTGCATTTCAAAGCAACACAAGTTCTCGGTTTCGAAATCCGGTAAATCCATGCTTCTTGAGTCTTTCTGATGTGTGTGTACAAGGTTAAATATGCCTACCGGAGTTGAGTTGACGTGGCTGATGTTTGCTCCAACTCTTACATATATTGATGTTGAGTGTTCAGACCAACTAGAAGATCTAATAAGCAAAGAGAAGGCTACTGTAGGTCTGAAGAATCAGAGATTGGTCCTTTTCCCTGTCTAAAGACAATCGCTGCAATAGGATGACCAAAGCTAAAAAGCCTTTCGCTCAAACACCGAGAGAAAGAATGGACTGAAGGTCTTGAATGGGAGGTTGAAGCTACCAACCACCGCTTCTTACGTTCATGTGTATAGGTTTATAGTTTATCATGCTCTGTAATCAGATTAAACCAAATCCACTTTATCATTACTCATATTTCTGTCTTTAATTTGGTCTGATTACAGATTTGTGTGTTTGAATGTGGTTTGTGGCTACTCTGTTACCGTAAACATGATCTCATGGTCTTCTCTCTATCCGTAAAAGGTCTCAGCCACCAAACTATGAAGCTTCTTTTTATTAAACCGGTCCACACTGACCACACAACCAACTACATATGACAACATTTGCTCTTTCTaacatttacattttcttttggcAATAAATTTTATTCCTTTAAATTTATTCActtcaattatatttttgaaagtggATTCGGTTTAATCTTACTCTTCTTCTATGCCACaccttaatttaaattttaatcacatcaattaaattaaaagtggATTTGGTTAATCTCCTATTCTTCTTCAAGTTGTTCACCCAACACCTACTAATACATGACCGGTACTCAACcaccttttttgtttatgtccCATATATTCATAGTAACACATGTAATTCAAGAAACATCCAAATTACTTGATAACATGCGTTTCCaaccgtttttaaaaaaaaattaacacatcCTAGTAAGTGTATATACatagtatattatattatggAGTTAAATTATGTTTATCATATCCTGATGCATTAATTTTGGTATCATAGGAAATTTTACAGTGACCAACCTTTTTCgggcaaacaacaacaacatacacAAAAACTAACTAACACACCACTCAGCTAGGAGGAGCCAATGCTCAATGAAATGTGACATGAGTTCCTCTCAAAACTCTACATatgaatcatcatcactatctcGACTTATCACGCAGTACTTGTTTTGATAGTCAATGAAATCAATACTTTCATAATACGTTTTCCAAGTTACAAAGAAAGTTATATACTGATATGTTTTGATGTTTCCATTTACCACATGATTTGGGGGGTGTTACATGTCAGTTTGTGAATAAATTtggtttgattgaaaaaaaaaacaaataaagggAGTAGTTTAGTTTTGAATGGCATTGGAATCTCCTCAAAACTGACCTGTCACACTCACCTCCCCTGTCTCCTCCTCTCTTCGCTTCGGTACTTCcgaagatttgattttttttctttacactctctctctctctctctctctctctctctctctctctctctctctctctctctcacacacacacacacacatacacacaaaatCGCAATACAAGAAAAAGCTAAAATTCGAATCTTTGTCTTCGTAATTTCTTCTCTCATTCATTCCGGTGATGCAATCTCTGGCATTACGCTAAATTCGAGCTGAAAGAGATAGATAGAAAGAAAGATCCTTGATTTTGCATTGAACCAATCTCGTTTCGTTGTTCTTCGATTCATTTCAATCAGAATGGCGAATGCATCTGGGTTCTTCACTTCTCCTTCGATTCCTAACCTACGAAGCAGAATCAATGTTCCGATTGGAGTTTCTCGATCTGGGTTTTGTGTTTCGACTCGATTCTCTAACAGGGTTTTGTGCTCTACCCTCAGCTCTGTCGATAAGGATGCTTCGTCGTCTCCTTCTCAATATCAACGACCCAGGTGACATAAAAATCACATCTTtatgtcttctcttcttctcagaTTCTTTAATATCCCATTGATTCAAGATCGTTCTTTTGCTattaggattaaaaaaaaatcacatcttTATTGTAGAGTCTTTAGCTTTAGCTTTAAGATGATctttaaaccaaatttattacAAGTTTTGCTTTTGAGTAATGCATTTAAATGGTCTTTGATTCACTTAAAGGTTAGTGCCGAGTGGCTGCAAATTGATTGGATGTGGATCAGCGGTTCCAAGTCTTTTGATTTCTAATGATGATCTTGCGAAAATAGTCGATACTAATGATGAATGGATAGCTACTCGTACTGGTATTCGCAATCGTCGAGTTGTTTCAGGTAAACTTATAACATTGGTTTGTTCTGCTATGATAAGTTAAAGAGTATCATTCAGTGATGTGGAGAGAGAcgttaatttgtaaaaatactaTTGAAGGCAAAGATAGCTTGGTTGGCTTAGCAGTAGAAGCAGCTACCAAAGCTCTTGAAATGGCTGAGGTTGTTCCTGAAGATATTGACTTAGTCTTGATGTGCACTTCCACTCCTGATGATCTATTCGGTGCTGCGCCACAGGTATTTATTGACCCTTTGATTCTAAAATTTCTCTTCGTTGGAGTAAGAGagttcttgttgtttgattcgtgaTAATTCTCTGTTAATGACAGATTCAAAAGGCACTTGGTTGCACAAAGAACCCATTGGCCTATGATATCACAGCTGCTTGTAGTGGATTTGTTTTGGGTCTAGTTTCAGCTGCTTGTCATATAAGGGGTAAAAGTCAACTATGATGAAAACTTGATGAGTACTTTAGTAAGATAAGTGTATAACTGTTGCCGCTTTCTTTTTTCAGGGGGAGGTTTTAAGAATGTTTTAGTGATTGGAGCTGATTCTTTATCTCGG is a genomic window containing:
- the LOC104752918 gene encoding probable disease resistance protein At1g63360, translated to MGLPFSIPSFDPCVNEVSEWLETSVRYILNLEKNLVDLERTMEELKAKRDDLSRRLTIEEGRGLQRLAEFEVWLNRVVIVEKEVSDILYDRDVQLQRMCLFGFCSMSLLSSHRYGKSVFLTLGKVEELKNKEFNVIAEQAQTPGVEEQPLEPIIVGQETMLEKAWKHLMEDGVGIMGIYGMGGVGKTTLLTQINNKFSNDRRGFDYVIWVVVSKDSQMEEIQEEIAEKVGRNGEEWKQMDRRQKTSCLFKFLKEKSFVLFLDDIWEKVNLAEIGVPDPRTHKGCKLAFTTRSMDVCAQMGVEKPMEVQCLADNDAFDFFQTKVGETTLGSDPGIPELAREVAKKCCGLPLALKIIGQTMSSKTKVQEWRHAIHVLNSYAAEFFGMEDEILPLLKYSYDSLKGEQVKSCLLYCALYPEDAEIVKDDLIEQLICENIIDGSEGIEKAEDKGYDIIGSLARASLLMEGKDQFGRGVVRMHDVVREMALWIASELGTQKEAFIVRAGVGLREIPKVKNWNIVRRMSLMENTILHLVGSPECMELTTFLMGVSQCGSIVGQLEDISSQFFNYMPKLVVLDLSGNFFLSELPEGISNLVSLQYLNLSETGIRCLPKKKVLQELKKLIHLDLEDTSKLESIAGISSLYNLKVLKLSESGLPWDLHTVKELETLGHLEILTTSFNVSPTLEQFLSSLRLMSHTRFLLISDDFETSPNIHLESTGISLLGSMDKLRDFKIQCCRIPEIKIGRICSFLSLVNVFIMGCGSLRELTFLIFAPNLRTLEFIDSYDIEDIINKEKACEVEESGNVPFQKLNVLHFENLPKLKSIYWSPLPFPCLEKIVVRGCPNLKKLPLDSKSGKQGENGCIISYESPGWIKDVEWEDEATKLRFLSSCMEY
- the LOC104752919 gene encoding 3-oxoacyl-[acyl-carrier-protein] synthase III, chloroplastic-like, translating into MANASGFFTSPSIPNLRSRINVPIGVSRSGFCVSTRFSNRVLCSTLSSVDKDASSSPSQYQRPRLVPSGCKLIGCGSAVPSLLISNDDLAKIVDTNDEWIATRTGIRNRRVVSGKDSLVGLAVEAATKALEMAEVVPEDIDLVLMCTSTPDDLFGAAPQIQKALGCTKNPLAYDITAACSGFVLGLVSAACHIRGGGFKNVLVIGADSLSRFVDWTDRGTCILFGDAAGAVVVQACDIEDDGLFSFDVHSDGDGRRHLNASVKESQTDGESSSNGSVFGDFPPKQSSYSCIQMNGKEVFRFAVKCVPQSIESALQKAGLPASAIDWLLLHQANQRIIDSVATRLHFPPERVISNLANYGNTSAASIPLALDEAVRSGKVKPGHTIATSGFGAGLTWGSAIVRWR